The sequence ATTTGAACCAAGAACGCTAGTAACACCATTATCCATGAGTGGAGCGTCGGGTTTTCTTCGTTTGCGTGACTGGTTAACGCTCCACTCATGGATAGTGGCGTTTCCGGTCCAAATTCGGACTGagctagattttttttcttcttcaaaaattgtttctCCGGAGTAATCGTTGGAACATCGAAATttgtattgattgaaaattataactaCTTTCTTATACATATCAGTTATTtcaatgtaataataaaatgaataattacacATTATTTAGGTACCTGCTTAAGAAATTGTGCGCAATGCACCAAAATGCTTGGCCCGTATTTTGAGGGAGCATTGTGCGCTGACACTTGCGtcaaattaaaaggaaaaatcaTACCAGACTGTGAAGATGCCAACTCCATCGAACCATTTATTACCAGACCGGACGACGATTAAATCATCTACACAACATTGAAAAATCGTCCAGAAAAATGATAACAATGCTTACTTTTGGAAAGTTATCAAATGAATTTGAAAGGATGTTGATTTTGAAGTTAGAATGTGACTTTCCAGAAATGAaatattatcaacaatttttcttaCCAGAACTTGGAAAATAACATGAGAGATCACGTCCCATTgttacatttttgtactttccTATATTTATGCTTTGCTTCTAGTCaaaaaatcaacgaaaaattaaGTGTAAGAAGGCATCCTCTCATTAAAATGTGTGCTCTAGGAAAGGAAATTAGAAAACGATTTGTCAATATCGATCAATGATGGatatagaaatagaaaaattatttaaatatttattacccAATCGATACAAGTTTTTACATCTAAAATCATTCATtagctatttttaaattgtcatacCGTGTCAATAAATATGAACcaactgaaataattttagaaaagaacTGAATTGTACAAAcacataaatgtttaaatttatttcattacccTAAATAACGctactgtataatttttttattataaatagacGAAACTTATAATAACCGATAAAAAAAAGGTACGCCGAAGTACTTGAATGACTTGAACTGGAATAAATGCAAAcccgaagaaaatttaaaaaaaacagatctaagttctattcaaaaatattttttttttaaaataaatattacaactaTATTTTTAACCTACAACTATCACATTACGAATTGTTAGGTTGTATCTGGCGGTGTTACGTAGCATTCTGGTATTGTACTAAGTGTTTGTCTCATTTCCAACTGATGTACCTACAAGGAAATAAATTATGCATTATGACTCCAATTATcgaatttttttcctattttaatgtcctattcaaaaaatgaatttgatttatatttaaactGCTGAATGTAATAATGCAATTTATTAAATCTGATTGAAAGAAAAACTCGACATTTTAACATTAATagggaaaaaatattataaataaagtaacTATTGAGAAAATCAGACTCGAAATTAAAAATCAGTCAAATTAGGTACCGCGTGCCTACAAAAACAgttttcgtagcctattaagacgttaattaacTAGTTCAAGCCTCCCCTCTCATACTTTCTCTTCTCCACTTCTCCGGCGTTCCCCTCCCCAACCATTCGCTTCACCCTGCGCCCTATTCCCCTTCCTCAACTTCTTCCTACTCTACTTCCCCTTCTCTTCGCTATCTCGAATAACACTCCCTTTCCCCTAATTTCTTTGCCCGGCCATCACTTTCTATCCCATACTCAATctcatttctaatcatttcaaCTACTTTATCTCACTTACACTCCGTGCCACTACTTCCCTTGCCTAAATTATCCTCACTTCTCCTCCTTTATTTACCCAATAATTCTCCTCCCTTCAAGtcctctcatttcccctacttctacTACTACCCGTCCCTTTACATCCCAACCCACATTGCCCCTGATCTTCTCTCACTTTACATTCACCTTACTTCTCAATCCCCATTTCCCCCATCCCCATTGCCCCTCGATTAGCCTCGCTGCACCAAATCACCCTTCTCCCATTTCCGCTACTTTTCCTACTCTCATTTACCCTCGTTGCCCCTACTTTCACTTCGGTCATTTCCTCTACCCTCTTTTTCCCTTCTTTTCCCTAATAGACCATCATGTCCCCTTGCTTCCCCTACTCTCAGTTCCCTACTTTCCCTCCCATAATTTCCCTTAGTTTTCTTCTCCTCAATTCGCCTATTTTCCCTCCTGTCTTTCCCCTCACTTTGCCAGCTTTCCCACCCATAACTCCCCCTACTTACTCTATACTCGTTTTCCCTCACTCCCCACTCCCCAATTGACCCTCATTTCCCCTGCTAATCGccccttatttcccctaattTCCACTTAATTCCCCTACTTTTTCTCCCCTCATTTTACCTTACTTCCCCTCTCCTCTTTCCACCACCAATCAATGGCCCTGACTTCCCCTACTTGGTACAACAGATGAATGGACATCCTGTCCGATAAGGGTTTCTGCTCGGAGCTATGAAACcctaaaaattgcacaatttgaaATATGTCTAATTGGTCAACTCTATATTAAGTAAAATATCTTTTAGTAGTGAAGAAAAACTCCAACAAATGTTTtcctaaaattcgaaaaaatggcgTGGATATGCGTCTTTGGAATCTTTGGtacctttttttataataatccaTATCTTTGGTTCCAATCATTATCCGCTTAATCTTTTCAAGGTCcattattgttttaaaagaagTACTTACAGAttataaaaattcctgaaaaaagatGCGAGTATTTGGAAAACCCAAAAGGCGGAAGTGCGTTCTTAAACATaccgcttttttttattttgttgtcagCTAAAATTTTTACGGCCGTTGACTTTGACAATGGGATAGAAGTTCAGAAAACTggcaagaaaacaaaaaataatcaaatttgttaaaaattttgttagtcGATAACTCAAACATTGCATACacaatttccaattacaaatacaaaaatcgctttaaacaataaatttttagcaaatcacataatttaaaaaaagcctgCTCGCAATTTTCGATccgtcatttaaaatttgtatgcattATTTGAGTTGTCTTGCCAAGAAACACCAACAAAATGAGTTTTACTCAattctgattattaaaaaatctgttttgccCACCAGTTTTTCTGGACTTCTATCCTATTTTCAAAAGCAAGGATAAcgtacattttttcatgatttttcgaaTCTTAATACGAATaattgtattgtttaaaaaaatttaatccgttAATTGAAACAAGGCACAGAATGTGTTTTTAAACATACCAAAAACTTCAAAGTCCCATATTTTTGCcatatatattcaattttaagggtttaaatttaaagtaatactTTTCTTAACActtcatagttaaaaatattttaaattttacacgttatataactttttctttcttattcTGATGAGAAGTTTCAATATCCGtaaagaaagtataaaaaaagttggaaattaagaaaatcataattaaaatttgtttgtttaatttgcaagatacggaaaaaataatacgataaaaatgttattattgttttCTAAGAGTTCTTCAAATGGTATTTCTTTCAGTTCTCGATTATTGCACGGAAATATTGTTGAAGATTAgctatgaatttttggaaatattcagaaattagtgacaaatatcgaaaaatagaaagtgaaatttttgttgaatttttcggaaataacatttttaatttttttcgtatggCACGTCTGTTTTTCTCAGTAATTAATATacacaattaaaacattttcctacaatatatttcattttcagtacaaaaattgaCCTGCGAAATGAATTCGCAAAACGCTTGCACTTCCAGTGGTTAGAAACCAATAATGTGCCGCCGAATTTTAAAAGTCcaggtttttaaaatgaaatatattatggCCAATTATTCTAAATCTGCATATTAATCACcgagaaaatcacaaaaatactttttttgttattaaaaataattcccaatttttttaatcctgtaatttttgaaataatgaagataattaacgttttttcttttttaagaattctcaaaaaaatgtgtCGCCGATTCTCGATATATTGCAccaaaaaattgttagaaaatactatacatttcttttttggaaagtatttttgtaattcttttatcacttgttattaatataattttgtacaatactttgccataatatattttattataacaaaaattgaCCTCAAAATTCATTCGTAAAAAGTTTGTACATctggtatatatttttttctaacaataattatagaattttgtaattatttacctTTTGTCGAAGAGCCTTCTCGTTAATCGCTGCCCTTGTAAGTAATACTTTAACCTTATCTAAGAGTTCTGATTTATGAGCTAAATGATGTCTTAGTTCACTGACTTCGCCATTATTGTCATCAGATAATTTTTGACTATTTTCTAACATAGCTATCCTTTGTTCTGCTAATTGTAAATCTGTTTCTAAACTTACTACACGTTGCTTTGCTAACTCACACTGtttttttaacgtagaatcagTATCTCTAGTAGTTGACTTCCcctgttaattaaaaatgaagacaTTTTGTAAATTGACTCACTTGCATTGAATCAGATCCAAAAAATGGTATAGtgtaaataatcaataattaagaaATCAAAGATCAGCAttctaatcttgaaaaatttttaacatataatctttCATCATCTGAATAAACAGAGTTTAGATTAACATTTCGAAATTTCTAATTtagcatttcaaccaaaaaatataactttaaaaaat is a genomic window of Belonocnema kinseyi isolate 2016_QV_RU_SX_M_011 chromosome 8, B_treatae_v1, whole genome shotgun sequence containing:
- the LOC117178959 gene encoding eclosion hormone isoform X1, whose translation is MIMKTSPRVNLMCIVAFTVLFLTTSESFNHIGTCLRNCAQCTKMLGPYFEGALCADTCVKLKGKIIPDCEDANSIEPFITRPDDD
- the LOC117178959 gene encoding eclosion hormone isoform X2, coding for MKTSPRVNLMCIVAFTVLFLTTSESFNHIGTCLRNCAQCTKMLGPYFEGALCADTCVKLKGKIIPDCEDANSIEPFITRPDDD